One window of the Thermococcus celericrescens genome contains the following:
- a CDS encoding antitoxin VapB family protein → MGKTITIADDVYYELVKMKGKKSFSELLRELIGKKKKGNLDVLMIAFGTRTPEEVEELRKELKEVEEWMDSWTPAW, encoded by the coding sequence TTGGGCAAGACGATAACCATAGCCGATGACGTCTATTACGAACTCGTCAAGATGAAGGGCAAGAAGAGCTTTTCGGAACTGCTCAGGGAGCTGATAGGGAAGAAAAAGAAAGGCAACCTCGACGTGCTTATGATAGCTTTCGGAACGAGAACCCCCGAAGAGGTCGAGGAACTTAGGAAAGAGCTCAAGGAGGTCGAAGAATGGATGGACTCCTGGACACCAGCGTGGTGA
- a CDS encoding type II toxin-antitoxin system VapC family toxin gives MDGLLDTSVVIELFGGNRKVIEGLSPGGTYALPVMAVFELYCGHLKEREELMLEMMPKVEFNEEAAKIAGAVFRDLMKKGQRPPFKDLLIAATAIAYNLVLFTCDRGFERFKEYGLKLRILER, from the coding sequence ATGGATGGACTCCTGGACACCAGCGTGGTGATAGAGCTCTTTGGAGGAAACAGGAAGGTCATTGAGGGCCTCTCCCCTGGTGGAACCTACGCACTTCCTGTTATGGCCGTTTTTGAACTCTACTGCGGACATTTGAAGGAGCGGGAAGAGCTAATGCTCGAGATGATGCCAAAGGTGGAATTTAACGAAGAGGCCGCGAAGATAGCCGGGGCAGTCTTCAGGGACTTAATGAAGAAGGGTCAAAGACCTCCTTTCAAGGATTTACTCATAGCTGCAACGGCGATAGCGTATAATTTGGTTCTATTCACCTGTGATAGAGGCTTTGAGAGATTCAAAGAATACGGGCTGAAATTGAGAATTTTGGAAAGATGA
- a CDS encoding DEAD/DEAH box helicase has product MEFIQEFNKKLGQKLGFSLHKYQEIVAKELIVHIERGDRFVTVSMPTGSGKTVLEMLTADYLLGRGYKRILVLEPTRFLCDQMHPKWRRLMETGKEYEGNCWSFLSGYPVVISTPQTALKCISNLKDEFDAVIIDEVHHAITGKYYNELISELKPRIVVGFTALLPSEKAYKASVSKTREVVGELRLLHYDFQKLSSIDPKFSPPKALVDMFDSELENEETEVYDILYFGRLPGDMKTVYFLERTFSRYGKQAFCESFFRAMERGKIAESPQARKVMRFCKNTEYSHKARALLDVLTVYNPEENPRLRPVIVFTSRKATAYEFKNAIVNGLKIPPHKVEVLTSDLPKEGRKELISRAKRGDVHIIISTLVGEEGVDIPEAGVLIMTDVPKSPLRFYQRLGRLIRVSSPMNTKLFVITMTPKTEEYEDLSEAVWNLYEEGVDVSYILLNLEEKLTTQKLLDYIRETTKMLNSKWASYMLLTQGDEPRDPVEYYLSALKSNEKFREAIRQRFGELSDEEFEKWTFMITTTFFLRGWSDDIKKAMKEVEKRLNRGKVMRDFDRLILEDRLFYFYDPERLSDMVFMELERLLKTCEENQKTFCENVFFRFDRKGFLRLFTNVFPIENLDSIVEDLKKTIDKKEKIFGSIYVATSYNPSSKAIIANAHFSVSGQRIHIRLEPQFNYYNFNENTELKEKKLELIKLNVKDICYRAIEKYYEEYPE; this is encoded by the coding sequence ATGGAGTTCATTCAGGAATTCAACAAGAAGCTTGGACAAAAACTGGGATTCAGCCTTCACAAATACCAAGAGATCGTTGCTAAGGAGCTTATAGTCCACATAGAACGCGGAGATAGATTTGTAACAGTTTCGATGCCGACAGGAAGTGGAAAGACAGTTCTTGAAATGTTGACGGCGGACTATCTACTTGGCAGGGGGTATAAGAGGATACTCGTCCTAGAACCAACGAGGTTCTTATGTGATCAAATGCATCCTAAGTGGAGACGCTTGATGGAAACGGGAAAGGAGTATGAAGGAAACTGTTGGAGCTTTCTGAGTGGATATCCTGTTGTTATTTCAACGCCTCAGACGGCCTTAAAGTGCATTTCAAATCTAAAAGATGAGTTTGATGCTGTAATAATCGACGAAGTCCACCATGCAATTACAGGAAAATATTACAACGAATTGATCTCCGAGCTTAAGCCAAGGATTGTTGTCGGATTCACAGCGTTGTTGCCGAGTGAAAAGGCGTACAAAGCAAGCGTCAGCAAAACTAGGGAAGTTGTGGGTGAGTTAAGACTGCTCCACTATGATTTCCAAAAACTCAGTAGTATTGACCCCAAATTCAGCCCACCCAAGGCATTGGTCGACATGTTTGATTCAGAACTGGAGAATGAAGAGACAGAGGTCTACGATATTCTATACTTTGGGAGGTTGCCGGGAGACATGAAAACCGTATACTTCCTCGAAAGAACGTTCTCGAGATATGGAAAACAGGCATTCTGCGAAAGCTTTTTCCGGGCAATGGAAAGAGGAAAGATAGCAGAATCTCCACAGGCCCGTAAAGTCATGAGATTTTGTAAAAACACCGAGTATTCCCACAAAGCCCGCGCATTGCTCGACGTGTTAACAGTATACAATCCTGAAGAAAATCCAAGGCTAAGGCCGGTTATCGTTTTCACATCTCGGAAGGCAACGGCGTATGAGTTCAAAAACGCCATAGTTAATGGGCTTAAAATCCCTCCACACAAGGTTGAAGTCCTGACGAGCGACCTTCCAAAAGAGGGGAGGAAGGAACTAATCTCAAGAGCCAAAAGGGGTGATGTTCACATAATAATCTCAACACTTGTCGGTGAGGAAGGCGTGGACATCCCGGAGGCAGGCGTTCTTATAATGACAGACGTCCCAAAGAGCCCGCTGAGGTTCTACCAGAGGCTCGGAAGGCTAATCAGGGTTTCAAGCCCGATGAACACAAAGTTATTCGTTATCACAATGACCCCCAAGACTGAGGAATACGAAGACCTAAGCGAAGCGGTCTGGAATCTGTACGAGGAGGGAGTTGATGTAAGTTACATCCTGCTTAACTTGGAGGAAAAACTGACCACCCAGAAGCTTCTCGACTACATCAGAGAAACCACCAAGATGTTGAACTCAAAATGGGCGTCGTACATGTTGCTAACGCAGGGAGACGAGCCGAGAGACCCCGTGGAATACTACCTGAGCGCCCTTAAGTCGAACGAGAAGTTCAGAGAGGCCATAAGGCAGAGGTTCGGGGAGCTGTCCGATGAAGAATTCGAGAAATGGACATTCATGATTACCACGACGTTTTTCCTGAGGGGATGGAGTGACGACATCAAGAAAGCCATGAAAGAAGTCGAGAAGAGGCTAAACAGAGGAAAAGTCATGAGAGACTTCGACAGGCTGATACTGGAGGACAGGCTTTTCTACTTCTACGACCCCGAGAGGCTTTCAGACATGGTGTTTATGGAGCTTGAACGGCTCCTTAAAACATGCGAGGAAAACCAGAAAACCTTCTGCGAAAACGTTTTCTTCAGGTTTGACAGAAAGGGGTTCTTGAGGCTGTTCACCAACGTATTCCCAATCGAGAACCTTGACAGCATAGTTGAAGACTTGAAAAAGACCATAGACAAAAAAGAAAAAATCTTTGGCAGTATTTACGTTGCAACCAGCTACAACCCAAGCAGTAAGGCAATAATAGCCAATGCCCATTTTTCTGTATCTGGACAAAGGATACACATAAGGCTGGAACCCCAATTCAACTACTACAACTTCAACGAAAACACCGAACTGAAAGAAAAGAAGCTTGAGCTTATCAAGTTAAATGTCAAAGACATCTGCTACAGAGCAATAGAGAAATACTATGAGGAATATCCAGAATAA
- the ileS gene encoding isoleucine--tRNA ligase, translated as MIKEPEFREYTPGKLEEKVERFWEENNTYEKVKTARQNGPKYYFLDGPPYVSGAIHLGTAWNKIIKDMVIRFRTMQGYNVRRQPGFDMHGLPIEVKVEQALGLKTKKDIETEIGVDNFIRKCKEFALNNLKVMTGQFRQLGVWMDWDNPYMTIKNEYIESGWFTLKRAHEKGLLEKDKRVLHWCPRCETALAEHEVRGEYKIREDPSIYVKFPIEGKENEYLLIWTTTPWTLPANLAVTVHADYDYAKVKVETEKGEEYWIIAKALFERVLSEVGVKGEIVEEFKGEELEGLRYVHILMDEYPAQKEFREKYEWAHRVILGEHVTLGDGTGLVHTAPGHGEEDFEIGRGYGLPVYSPVDDEGRYTEGHWKGTYVKDADPEIIEHLKAKGYLVKAGTIEHKYPHCWRCKTPLIFRATDQWFLKVSKVKDLIIKENDEKVTWYPDWVKVRYDNGVMNSGDWVISRQRYWGIPLPIWQSEDGEIHVVGSFRELVEKSVALEINGERVELPKSYEEKLKVIEERLGPEDLHRPYVDAFIIKVNGKEMRRVKDVVDVWFDSGIASWASLDYPRTEENFRKLWPADFIVEGEDQVTKWFYSQQAASVIAFDTVPYRHVAMHGYVLDEKGDKMSKSLGNIIRPEEVVQKEGRDPFRFYMLWATNPWENLKFSWKGLAQVKRMLNILWNVYVLSATYMSLDNFDPTKLKPEELPFREEDKWILSRVNGLIGDVTEGIETFRLTRATRAIYHFVVEDLSRWYVRLIRKRMWVEGDDPDKLAAYYTVWKVFDVLLRLMAPFTPYIAEEIYQNMLRPFVGVESVHMLDWPEVEEEARDEELEREMEYVRRIVEAGSSARQKARIKLRYPVRRIIIETEDETVKNAVERLNRILRDQLNAKEVVVGKVERELVIKPNFAKVGPEFKGKAKPVIAWINEHGRELYEKGEMDVEIEGETFHLTKEHLSIEEKLPDFFVAEDFEGGRVFIDKTITRELLAEGLAREFVRRIQEMRKRLDLDVNDRIVVTIETTDENRELLQENLDYIERETRATEVVFGEAKGYVVEWPEVQAKIGVEKVE; from the coding sequence ATGATAAAGGAACCGGAGTTTAGGGAGTATACCCCAGGGAAGCTTGAGGAAAAGGTCGAGCGCTTTTGGGAGGAGAACAACACCTACGAGAAGGTGAAGACCGCGCGCCAGAACGGCCCGAAGTACTACTTCCTCGACGGGCCGCCCTACGTCAGCGGTGCAATACACCTCGGAACGGCCTGGAACAAGATCATCAAGGACATGGTGATAAGGTTCAGGACAATGCAGGGCTACAACGTCCGCAGACAGCCGGGCTTCGACATGCACGGCCTTCCGATAGAGGTCAAGGTCGAGCAGGCCCTCGGCCTCAAGACCAAGAAGGACATAGAAACCGAGATAGGCGTCGACAACTTCATACGCAAGTGTAAGGAGTTCGCCCTCAACAACCTCAAAGTGATGACCGGACAGTTCAGGCAGCTCGGCGTCTGGATGGACTGGGACAACCCCTACATGACCATAAAGAACGAGTACATCGAATCGGGCTGGTTCACACTCAAGAGGGCCCACGAGAAGGGCCTCCTCGAGAAGGACAAGCGCGTCCTCCACTGGTGCCCGCGCTGTGAGACGGCTCTCGCTGAACACGAGGTCCGCGGCGAGTACAAGATAAGGGAGGACCCGAGCATATACGTCAAGTTCCCGATAGAGGGCAAGGAGAACGAGTACCTTCTCATCTGGACGACTACCCCCTGGACCCTCCCGGCCAACCTCGCCGTCACCGTTCACGCAGACTACGACTACGCCAAGGTTAAGGTCGAGACCGAGAAGGGCGAGGAGTACTGGATAATAGCGAAGGCCCTCTTTGAGAGGGTTCTGAGCGAGGTCGGCGTTAAGGGCGAGATAGTTGAGGAGTTCAAGGGAGAGGAGCTTGAGGGACTCCGCTACGTGCACATACTCATGGACGAGTACCCGGCCCAGAAGGAGTTCCGCGAGAAGTACGAGTGGGCTCACAGGGTTATCCTCGGCGAGCACGTCACCCTCGGCGACGGTACGGGCTTGGTTCACACCGCTCCCGGCCACGGTGAGGAGGACTTTGAGATAGGCAGGGGGTACGGCCTGCCGGTATACAGCCCGGTCGACGACGAGGGGCGCTACACCGAGGGCCACTGGAAGGGAACCTACGTCAAGGATGCCGACCCGGAGATAATAGAGCACCTCAAAGCCAAGGGCTACCTCGTGAAGGCCGGAACGATAGAGCACAAGTACCCGCACTGCTGGCGCTGTAAGACCCCGCTCATATTCCGCGCCACAGACCAGTGGTTCCTCAAGGTCAGCAAGGTTAAGGACCTCATAATCAAGGAGAACGACGAGAAGGTGACCTGGTATCCTGACTGGGTCAAGGTGCGTTACGACAACGGCGTCATGAACTCCGGCGACTGGGTCATAAGCAGGCAGCGCTACTGGGGCATACCGCTCCCGATATGGCAGAGCGAGGACGGCGAGATACACGTCGTCGGCTCCTTCAGGGAGCTGGTCGAGAAGAGCGTTGCCCTTGAGATAAACGGTGAAAGGGTTGAGCTTCCCAAGAGCTATGAAGAGAAGCTGAAGGTAATAGAGGAGAGGCTCGGGCCGGAGGACCTCCACAGGCCCTACGTGGATGCCTTCATAATAAAGGTCAACGGCAAGGAGATGCGCCGTGTCAAAGACGTCGTGGATGTGTGGTTCGACAGCGGAATAGCGAGCTGGGCTTCCCTTGACTACCCGAGAACTGAGGAGAACTTCAGGAAACTCTGGCCGGCGGACTTCATAGTCGAGGGTGAGGACCAGGTAACCAAGTGGTTCTACTCCCAGCAGGCGGCCAGCGTTATAGCCTTCGACACCGTCCCCTACAGGCATGTGGCGATGCACGGCTACGTCCTCGACGAGAAGGGCGACAAGATGAGCAAGAGCCTCGGCAACATCATAAGGCCGGAGGAGGTCGTCCAGAAGGAGGGAAGGGACCCCTTCAGGTTCTACATGCTCTGGGCCACCAACCCCTGGGAGAACCTCAAGTTCAGCTGGAAGGGCCTGGCTCAGGTCAAGAGGATGCTCAACATACTCTGGAATGTCTACGTTTTGAGCGCCACCTACATGAGCCTGGATAACTTCGACCCGACGAAGCTCAAGCCCGAGGAGCTTCCGTTCCGCGAAGAAGATAAGTGGATACTCAGCAGGGTCAACGGGCTGATAGGCGACGTCACCGAGGGCATAGAGACCTTCAGGCTCACGAGGGCCACCAGGGCAATATACCACTTCGTGGTCGAGGACCTCAGCAGGTGGTACGTGAGGCTCATCAGGAAGCGCATGTGGGTCGAGGGCGACGACCCGGACAAGCTTGCCGCTTATTACACGGTCTGGAAGGTCTTTGACGTCCTGCTGAGGCTCATGGCGCCCTTCACGCCCTACATAGCCGAGGAGATATACCAGAACATGCTCAGGCCGTTCGTCGGGGTGGAGAGCGTCCACATGCTCGACTGGCCGGAGGTCGAGGAAGAGGCGAGGGACGAGGAACTTGAGAGGGAGATGGAATACGTCAGGAGGATAGTCGAGGCCGGCTCAAGTGCCAGGCAAAAAGCCAGGATAAAGCTCCGCTACCCGGTCAGGAGGATAATCATAGAGACCGAAGATGAGACAGTAAAGAATGCCGTTGAGAGGCTCAACAGAATACTCCGCGACCAGCTCAACGCCAAGGAGGTCGTCGTTGGCAAGGTAGAGAGGGAGCTCGTCATCAAGCCCAACTTCGCCAAGGTCGGGCCGGAGTTCAAGGGCAAGGCCAAGCCCGTGATAGCGTGGATAAACGAGCACGGCAGAGAGCTCTACGAGAAGGGGGAGATGGACGTCGAGATAGAGGGAGAGACCTTCCACCTTACCAAGGAGCACCTGAGCATAGAGGAGAAGCTGCCGGACTTCTTCGTTGCAGAGGACTTCGAGGGCGGAAGGGTCTTCATCGACAAGACCATCACGAGGGAACTGCTCGCTGAGGGACTCGCCAGGGAGTTCGTCCGCAGGATACAGGAGATGCGCAAGAGGCTCGACCTCGACGTCAACGACAGGATAGTCGTCACCATAGAGACCACCGACGAGAACCGCGAACTGCTCCAGGAGAACCTCGACTACATAGAGAGGGAGACGAGGGCGACCGAGGTGGTCTTCGGTGAGGCAAAGGGCTACGTCGTCGAGTGGCCCGAGGTTCAGGCGAAGATAGGGGTTGAGAAGGTGGAGTGA
- a CDS encoding DUF116 domain-containing protein: MGIENLIAKLLASGADLSTRSAVRAVLSLMGEDEELADQIYVELKNRAYSEDFAKVPPEKRAVFIPQCLRNFRECPAELGEYGFECTKCGRCPVGSIIEVGERLGYRQFYIAPGGSLVKKILKSKVPKGEIKAAIGIACWPELAEAAEKLSHLRIPLQAVPLLRAGCINTLVDVKRVEEILSLGIMSERRGSKVPSIESSPTLGF; encoded by the coding sequence ATGGGCATCGAAAACCTGATTGCAAAACTGCTTGCTTCCGGTGCCGACCTGAGCACGAGGAGCGCCGTCAGGGCGGTTCTGTCCCTCATGGGGGAGGATGAGGAGCTGGCCGATCAAATCTACGTCGAACTCAAAAACAGGGCATACTCCGAGGATTTTGCGAAAGTCCCTCCCGAGAAGAGGGCGGTCTTCATCCCACAGTGCCTCAGAAACTTCCGCGAATGTCCGGCGGAGCTTGGGGAGTACGGCTTTGAATGCACGAAGTGCGGACGCTGCCCTGTGGGTTCGATAATTGAAGTTGGTGAGAGGCTGGGCTATAGGCAGTTCTACATAGCCCCCGGCGGGAGCCTCGTCAAGAAGATTCTCAAGTCGAAGGTTCCAAAGGGGGAAATCAAGGCTGCCATTGGAATCGCCTGCTGGCCGGAGCTTGCTGAGGCCGCTGAGAAGCTTTCCCATCTCAGGATTCCTCTCCAGGCTGTGCCCCTTCTTCGTGCCGGTTGCATCAATACGCTCGTGGACGTCAAGCGCGTGGAGGAGATCCTCAGCCTCGGCATAATGTCAGAGAGGCGGGGGAGTAAGGTACCGTCCATCGAGTCCAGCCCTACCCTTGGTTTCTAA
- a CDS encoding DMT family transporter: MNRSEAILLGITAIWGFTFPAMKVSLDYLPPILFLAYRFGIASLLMLILFRSKVLRRETFKEGFILGTTLFFGHGFQIVGLKYTTASNSAFITSLYVVFTPFIAYFLLRDRLKLRDAASLAIALTGLYLISGASLNFNYGDMLTVLCALSFAFQIVLVQKFGEKDYLSLAFWQITWNFVFSLVFALVAEPFTFPTDPLPWTGVLYTSVFATVIAFTLQVKHQRNTRAHKAALIYSAEPIFGHIAAFITIGEILSAKGYLGAALIMAGIWNEIRNQG; encoded by the coding sequence ATGAACCGCTCCGAGGCAATCCTCCTGGGAATAACGGCAATATGGGGTTTTACATTCCCGGCAATGAAGGTTAGCCTCGATTACCTGCCGCCGATTCTCTTCCTAGCCTACCGTTTCGGGATAGCGTCCCTCCTAATGCTCATCCTTTTCCGCTCGAAGGTTCTCCGAAGGGAGACCTTTAAGGAGGGCTTCATTCTGGGAACGACCCTCTTCTTCGGCCACGGCTTCCAGATAGTCGGCCTGAAGTACACCACAGCCTCGAACTCTGCCTTCATAACGTCCCTCTACGTCGTCTTCACGCCGTTCATAGCCTACTTCCTGCTGAGGGACAGACTCAAGCTTAGAGATGCCGCTTCGCTCGCAATAGCCCTAACCGGCCTCTACCTCATCTCGGGGGCGAGCTTGAACTTCAATTACGGGGACATGCTCACCGTCCTCTGCGCCCTCAGCTTCGCCTTCCAGATAGTCCTCGTTCAGAAGTTCGGGGAAAAGGACTACCTAAGCTTAGCCTTCTGGCAGATAACCTGGAACTTCGTCTTTTCGCTGGTTTTTGCCCTCGTCGCCGAGCCGTTCACGTTCCCCACGGACCCCCTGCCATGGACAGGGGTGCTCTACACCTCGGTCTTCGCGACGGTGATAGCGTTCACACTCCAGGTGAAGCACCAGAGGAACACGAGGGCGCACAAAGCGGCGCTGATTTACTCCGCGGAGCCCATATTCGGCCACATAGCGGCGTTTATAACGATAGGGGAAATCCTAAGCGCCAAGGGCTACCTGGGTGCGGCGCTGATAATGGCGGGAATATGGAACGAGATTAGAAACCAAGGGTAG
- a CDS encoding 4Fe-4S dicluster domain-containing protein produces MGDDVAEKMWILITPDKCSGCRLCEVACSLEHEGIIWPEASRIRIYELLPGVNVPHTCVQCPDYPCVESCNFDALSVDEKTGAVLVDEEKCTKCGACVLACPGNVPRIPTGKGSVVICDLCGGNPKCVEVCHEAGHDALTLVKGQYRSVYRTFAKDPVEKSTELARKMYGEEFLG; encoded by the coding sequence ATGGGTGATGATGTTGCTGAGAAGATGTGGATTCTGATAACCCCAGACAAGTGTAGCGGCTGCAGACTGTGCGAGGTAGCGTGTTCCCTGGAGCACGAGGGGATAATATGGCCAGAGGCATCGCGTATAAGGATATACGAGCTTCTGCCCGGCGTTAACGTTCCCCACACCTGCGTCCAGTGTCCGGATTATCCCTGCGTAGAGTCGTGCAACTTCGATGCGCTGAGCGTTGATGAGAAAACCGGTGCCGTGCTGGTGGATGAAGAGAAGTGCACCAAGTGCGGGGCATGCGTCCTCGCCTGTCCAGGCAACGTCCCGAGAATTCCGACTGGCAAAGGCAGCGTGGTAATCTGTGACCTCTGCGGAGGAAACCCGAAGTGCGTCGAGGTCTGCCACGAGGCCGGTCACGATGCACTGACGCTGGTGAAGGGCCAATACCGCTCGGTGTACCGGACTTTCGCCAAGGATCCGGTCGAGAAGAGTACCGAACTGGCAAGGAAAATGTACGGGGAGGAGTTTCTGGGGTGA
- a CDS encoding aldehyde ferredoxin oxidoreductase family protein codes for MKGYAGKLLDVDLSTGKVKTVELDEEMLRFYGGRGLGTYILWKELGERWEKVDPLGEENPLLILTGPLTGYYPGIKTSVVAKSPESNGIVGSVLSSEVGIELKASGYDGIIIRGRAKEPVYLFINDDEVEIRDASKYWGMGGVELHKTLLKEVHDELRKKSKLRGVPKEPAMMYIGRGGEKKVRFAAIMSKLMHAAGYGGFGAVMGSKNLKAVIVKGNGPLPEVHDKEKFKSMLREFQRELLTLTTFRQWGTGAGGYSVGKDRSSQPVRNWQEEYHDDERISVVNFELKAWIKKYWADYGCPVNCMKISYLRYGEYKGAITDAPDYELMAYMGTNLGVFEPEKVVYLSYLVDELGLDGINAGNVLGFAAELYQRGILTEDDLGFKLEWGDEKAFSKLLELIVERKGIGEILAEGTYRAAKKISEMKGVDAMRYAVHVKGIGVGAHGVRSDLDYTRDISYAVSVQGGDHTATAGLPARSYEGELVNAFYDSAVICMFTTRPGFERIIEFGNAVTGFELTPEKWFNETGLRIIHLQRILLLLGGPDVHWDPRKDDDNPPRFYEPLLTGPVKGKAPTKEEISEKVRQYYEEIGYDEHGIPKEEVLEELGLGEAKREVKRIRERLGL; via the coding sequence ATGAAGGGCTACGCTGGAAAGCTTCTGGACGTTGATCTGAGCACTGGGAAAGTGAAAACCGTTGAGCTGGACGAGGAGATGCTCCGCTTCTACGGCGGCAGGGGACTCGGTACGTACATCCTCTGGAAGGAGCTGGGGGAGAGGTGGGAAAAGGTCGATCCCCTCGGCGAGGAGAACCCGCTGCTTATCCTCACCGGCCCTCTGACGGGCTATTATCCGGGGATAAAGACGTCTGTGGTAGCCAAATCTCCGGAGAGCAACGGCATAGTGGGAAGCGTCCTCAGCAGCGAGGTTGGAATAGAGCTTAAAGCGAGCGGTTACGACGGAATAATAATCCGGGGAAGGGCAAAGGAGCCGGTTTACCTCTTCATCAACGACGACGAGGTGGAGATACGCGACGCTTCAAAGTACTGGGGCATGGGAGGAGTGGAGCTTCACAAGACCCTGCTGAAGGAAGTTCACGACGAGTTGAGGAAGAAGTCAAAGCTCCGTGGGGTTCCGAAGGAGCCGGCGATGATGTACATCGGCAGGGGCGGAGAGAAGAAGGTGAGGTTCGCCGCGATAATGAGCAAGCTGATGCACGCCGCTGGCTATGGTGGCTTTGGGGCTGTCATGGGCAGCAAGAACCTCAAGGCGGTCATCGTTAAAGGTAACGGCCCCCTGCCGGAAGTCCACGACAAAGAAAAGTTCAAGTCCATGCTCCGTGAGTTCCAGAGGGAACTCCTAACCCTCACCACGTTCCGCCAGTGGGGAACCGGTGCCGGAGGCTACAGCGTCGGCAAAGACCGCTCAAGCCAGCCGGTCCGGAACTGGCAGGAGGAGTACCACGACGACGAGAGGATAAGCGTGGTGAACTTTGAGCTCAAAGCCTGGATAAAGAAGTACTGGGCCGACTACGGCTGTCCGGTGAACTGCATGAAGATATCTTACCTCCGCTACGGCGAGTACAAGGGGGCCATAACGGATGCGCCGGACTATGAGCTGATGGCCTACATGGGAACCAACCTTGGCGTCTTCGAGCCGGAGAAGGTTGTTTACCTCTCCTACCTCGTCGATGAGCTTGGCCTCGATGGAATAAACGCGGGCAACGTCCTCGGCTTCGCTGCCGAGCTTTACCAGCGCGGAATTCTAACGGAAGATGACCTGGGCTTCAAGCTGGAGTGGGGCGACGAGAAGGCCTTTTCAAAGCTCCTTGAGCTGATAGTCGAGAGGAAGGGCATCGGAGAAATTCTGGCTGAGGGAACGTACCGCGCGGCAAAGAAAATCTCGGAGATGAAGGGCGTCGATGCTATGCGCTACGCCGTCCATGTCAAGGGTATCGGTGTCGGTGCCCACGGTGTAAGGAGCGACCTCGACTACACGAGGGACATAAGCTACGCCGTTTCGGTTCAGGGAGGCGACCACACGGCGACCGCTGGTTTGCCGGCGAGGAGCTACGAGGGCGAACTCGTTAATGCCTTCTACGACTCGGCCGTTATATGCATGTTCACGACGAGACCGGGCTTTGAGCGTATCATCGAGTTCGGAAACGCGGTTACGGGCTTTGAACTGACGCCGGAGAAGTGGTTCAACGAAACTGGCTTAAGAATAATCCACCTCCAGAGGATCCTGCTCCTCCTCGGAGGGCCCGACGTCCACTGGGATCCGAGGAAGGACGACGACAACCCGCCGAGGTTCTACGAACCCCTCCTGACCGGGCCGGTCAAGGGCAAGGCCCCCACCAAGGAGGAAATAAGCGAAAAGGTTCGCCAGTACTACGAGGAGATTGGCTACGATGAGCACGGTATCCCGAAGGAGGAAGTTTTAGAGGAGTTAGGCCTTGGAGAGGCCAAGCGTGAGGTGAAGCGCATAAGGGAGCGCCTTGGCCTTTGA
- a CDS encoding MoaD/ThiS family protein produces the protein MRVTLILYGEHALKHGSRRELEVEEGKRVGELLRELGIGTDEHHILVNEKRVEESHPLSEGDRIKVLPVVYGGSFARPVDAGHVHGEQAFHVPRLKVFLYFIR, from the coding sequence ATGAGGGTAACGCTGATACTCTACGGAGAGCATGCCCTAAAACACGGCTCGCGGAGGGAACTTGAGGTCGAAGAAGGCAAAAGGGTAGGCGAGCTCCTCAGGGAGTTAGGGATAGGAACGGACGAGCACCATATCCTCGTGAACGAGAAGAGGGTGGAGGAAAGCCATCCCCTCAGTGAAGGCGACAGAATCAAGGTGCTTCCGGTAGTCTACGGAGGCTCATTCGCCCGGCCCGTTGACGCAGGACATGTTCATGGCGAGCAGGCTTTCCACGTACCCCGACTCAAGGTTTTCCTTTATTTTATCCGCTAA